The genomic region accttctatgtctaggtctcgaatgttgttttttgattggaatgtgtctaataaagatattcaacctctcatctttattgataagcccagagaggttgaagagggcgaaacacatttctacgaactggtgtttggatctttgattctattcaaaaaatttttcccaacccgaagtggtggatgtgtgaattgttcgtaaggggatttttccacattctctatttcatctgtttgatttcgtacgagtggtcgtcaaaccattaaccttggatcttttgatcactgagtgtgtttcaaggatctacatctcatgttttttaaacatatattttacttactttaagtaattagggaattaaaacttgagactgtcattgtcggacttgtcgtagatttacgcaccttctatgtctaggtctcgaatgttgttttttgattggaatgtgtctaataaagatattcaacctctcatctttattgataagcccagagaggttgaagagggcgaaacacatttctacgaactggtgtttggatctttgattctattcaaaaaatttttcccaacccgaagtggtggatgtgtgaattgttcgtaaggggatttttccacattctctatttcatctgtttatatatatatatatatatatatatatatatatatatatatatatatatatatatatatatatatataatacagACCATGAGTTCACACTTCAAAAAGTGATTATCTCCCTTATGAGACTTTTTTTTAATCAGTTATTTATGTTGAGTCGGAAAACTTATTTTTTCGGGGAGGGGCGCGTTTCGTAAGTATTGCGACCCTCACAGTTAATTTTTGCAGGATAGTTTGATAACAAGGGTTTAAGGGTACTCCAGTTTTTggacgcaccaaagtttagaaacctctatatttaccAAACGCCTCTCCTGAAAATTTTCCCTattagaaaagttgtccgacatgagcaactgaataaaaaaagtctcacGAGGGAGGTACTAGATTTTATTACCATTTATTTATAAGTGTGTGCTCAAGACCCAATCGTTTGAATTTTTCTAGTTTGCACTAattattccatttattttaaaagatttttaaagaaCTACTTTatacttattttattattaatatattttaggTTTGTTCACATCCCACCTTCTTGGTACTTTCCTATCCTGGCAAAATACAGCGATGGTATGCTCTCTGCTCCCTTTAATCagtcaaataataatttattttcctCCAGAGTCTGCAACATGGCTCGCAGGTAAAGCACGAATAGAAGAAGCAGAACAAGCATTTTACTGGTATAGAGGAGCTTCCGATAATGCTAAAAAGGAATTGAATATAATTTTGCAATGTCGTAAACATGAAGCCAAAGGATCAAGTAAGACTTTCAAAGACAAGATAAATGATCTTCTGGTACCGGAGTTTCTGAAACCATTAGGAATAATTTCTATCTACATTATTACCAAGCAGTGGTCTGGTATTAATGCAATAACATTTTATTCTATTCATATCATGCAAGAAACTATAGGCAAAGGTGTGGATGAATATATATCAACTCTTATTATTGATCTTTTAAGGCTTTGTATGTCTGTTGTAGCAtgttttttacttaaaaaaatcaaaagacGACCTCTGGCGATACTAAGTGGTGTCGGTACTTTCCTGTCACTATTAGTACTAAGTTTCTATGTCTATATTGCAAAGATTTATCCTCCATTCAGTTTAAGTTATATTCCACTAAGTTGccttatttgtttcattattttttccaGCATCGGATTAGTACCCCTTCCCAGTTCTATGCTAGGGGAAGTATTTCCTCTGAGACACAGAAGTAAAGGTAGCGGAATTTCGTCTTTTATAGCTTTCTCTATGTTTTTCTCGGTTGTTAAATGTGTACCTGGTATGTTTGGGATTTATGGTCCCGATGGaacgtttttaatttttggtgtaGTCGCCCTTTTCAGTACTTTATTCGTTATTGTCTTTCTTCCAGAAACAAAAGATAGGTCTTTACACGAGATAGAGGAATcatttaagaataaaaaataacACATTGTAGGTATGTATGTTTCTCTATCTTCaataaaatttttggaaataCATAAAATCTAAAAGTATCGAATTGTTCTAGTCCCATAATGAAGCCAATTGGtgtatttaattaaataaatctTCCTGGTTTTCCTGCATATACTAGAATGAGTTTTAGACCAAAAATAAATTTACGATTGTTTGTTATCTTTCGCCAAAACCACAAAAATACGAATATAACAATACCCTTTGCAACTACCTTATGTATTGCCTTAATGTGTGTATACCTAATCTATCCGAGGCCTACCTTTTAGTATAAGAGCtatgagacatttttgagtaggtattttaggcaacctgaaaatttttcaagtgacttttccatgatagcctaatacaaaaatgccggtctggctggagggtagcggttattttccccaaaaatcccccccaagttaaaaaaagggtaaaaattgttattacaaaaaatatcattgacgtgactttaaagtaaatttaaatattcaaatataaagaaaataaacaggccaggcgatttgagggcgattttaactctgcaagatacttgcatgggcgtcccagcattattttcaggggatgcatctgaacttcagaagatttcatctgaatctgtacatactattaacgagtataaaatatacaactatacatgcatagctatgtacattccttccggacagggaggtgcaattgttattttgacagggtaatttttaatattaaaaataaatattctaaaaaacacaggttttttttggtgaaattttccaactgtcatgtgatcaaacaaatttttcttcttcttcttcagcctgtgttcgtccactgctggacataggcctcttccatttgcttccatcgatttctactcttggcagttctcatccactgtttgcccgcgacttgtttgatatcatctgcccacctcttctgcggtctgcctactcctcgcctgttctctcttggtctccagtttgttagtctctgtgtccatttttcgggattatctcgggcaacatgtccgacccattgccacttgagccttgctatacgttctgcgacatcaaaCAAATTActcgtgcatataaatgaaaagcgctataggtaagcaccagtgtgagagagagcgtataccgatagctgtttgcgtcccctgttgtaactgagcgagtccgttcgctcgagaaaaatcacgcgacctggcgatacccatgttgttgtaagtaacatttttttaattaaaggaaaataatatggactatacaatagattttgcaaatatgatagaaaaagacaaatttgttattataaatatataggtagaaaagtataaaactataaactaaattgattctgtgtccgaatcttgtacttcttcttcaaactcttcatctgagcttaaatattcattctctttttcttcgtcagactccgctcgagactcagattcctcttctacctgatctctaaatagttgtaatatgtatttagagttaattaaaaattaattagtgcttaattaattgagttgctacgtattcttacttatataaccaatacttaatacttttccttatatatccaatcacatcaggttttttatttcttagtatatgaccaaagtagctcatttttttccttcaaagtgttgagtatttatttttcctttttcatctttcttaatgtttccgtatTTGCTACGTATtttgtcc from Diabrotica virgifera virgifera chromosome 3, PGI_DIABVI_V3a harbors:
- the LOC114329456 gene encoding facilitated trehalose transporter Tret1-like codes for the protein MTGSVQNFFQTHILRNSENSKNQIEEANPSSSFSPCIRQVFLAIGPLLLTVSSGMTFGYSAILIPQLQVAENNTISIDRGQASWIASIATLPMAVGSVIGGFCLEQLGRKATHTISCLPIFLGWLLIYLANGIKMILLGRFITGLFTGILTTATAVYIGETCEPAYRGILLAGISFCVAFGLFTSHLLGTFLSWQNTAMVCSLLPLISQIIIYFPPESATWLAGKARIEEAEQAFYWYRGASDNAKKELNIILQCRKHEAKGSSKTFKDKINDLLVPEFLKPLGIISIYIITKQWSGINAITFYSIHIMQETIGKGVDEYISTLIIDLLRLCMSVVACFLLKKIKRRPLAILSGVGTFLSLLVLSFYVYIAKIYPPFSLSYIPLSCLICFIIFSSIGLVPLPSSMLGEVFPLRHRSKGSGISSFIAFSMFFSVVKCVPGMFGIYGPDGTFLIFGVVALFSTLFVIVFLPETKDRSLHEIEESFKNKK